A portion of the Avibacterium sp. 20-132 genome contains these proteins:
- a CDS encoding substrate-binding domain-containing protein, with translation MITIRDVAKQAGVSVATVSRVLNNHSSASEKARLAVQKAVQELGYHPNANAQALALQNTETIGVVVTDVTDPFFAILVKAVDKVAEQHQKSILIGIGYHNAEKERRAIETLLRKRCSCLVVHAKALSDEELSQYLSRIAGMVVINRVVKGYENRCVSLDNTKGTFIATESLIRLGHKNIGYIGSNHQISDEAERIQGYLNALEQHHLPAVTHRIAHSSPDFEGGEQAMIHLLSYNSDLTAVVAYNDTMAAGAISVLNENNINVPKQFSIIGFDDMPIARYLIPKLTTIRYPIDLMATYAANLALSLVDNRINTPIHTQFNPTLVRRFSTEPCD, from the coding sequence ATGATTACAATTCGTGATGTGGCAAAACAAGCGGGGGTTTCCGTCGCAACGGTTTCTCGTGTGCTGAATAATCATTCTTCCGCCAGTGAGAAAGCCCGTCTGGCGGTACAAAAAGCAGTGCAGGAACTGGGTTATCATCCCAACGCGAATGCACAAGCGCTCGCCCTGCAAAACACGGAGACCATCGGCGTGGTGGTAACCGATGTTACCGATCCGTTCTTTGCGATTTTAGTTAAAGCGGTGGATAAAGTGGCAGAACAGCATCAAAAAAGTATTTTGATCGGCATTGGTTATCATAATGCAGAAAAAGAACGCCGTGCTATTGAAACCTTGCTACGCAAGCGTTGTAGTTGCTTAGTGGTGCACGCCAAAGCCTTGAGTGATGAAGAATTAAGCCAATATTTAAGTCGCATTGCGGGAATGGTGGTGATTAATCGCGTGGTGAAAGGCTATGAAAATCGTTGTGTGAGCCTTGATAACACCAAAGGCACATTTATTGCCACAGAAAGTTTAATTCGCCTTGGGCATAAAAATATTGGCTATATTGGTTCAAATCATCAAATCAGTGATGAAGCGGAACGTATTCAGGGCTATTTAAATGCCCTTGAGCAACATCATTTACCTGCCGTTACTCATCGTATTGCACATAGCTCGCCTGATTTTGAAGGGGGCGAGCAGGCGATGATCCATTTATTGAGTTACAATTCTGATTTAACCGCCGTCGTCGCCTATAACGATACAATGGCAGCAGGAGCAATTTCCGTATTAAATGAAAACAATATCAACGTGCCGAAACAATTTTCCATTATCGGGTTTGATGATATGCCCATTGCCCGCTATTTGATCCCTAAACTTACTACCATTCGCTATCCGATTGATTTAATGGCAACTTATGCGGCTAACTTAGCGTTAAGCTTGGTGGATAACCGCATTAATACACCGATTCATACGCAATTTAATCCAACCCTAGTCAGACGATTTTCCACAGAACCTTGTGATTAA
- the mglB gene encoding galactose/glucose ABC transporter substrate-binding protein MglB: MKKILLKTTALAVGLGLAATTAQAVNRIGVTIYKYDDNFMSLMRQEIDKEAKTLKDVELLMNDSQNAQSVQNDQVDVLISKGVKALAINLVDPAAAPTIIGKAKAEDIPVVFFNKDPGAKAIGSYEQAYYVGTDPKESGVIQGQLITKHWKANPAFDLNKDGKIQYVLLKGEPGHPDAEARTKYVIEELNKNGIETEQLFIDTGMWDAALAKDKMDAWLSSSKANDIEVIISNNDGMAMGALEATKAHGKKLPIFGVDALPEVLQLIKKGEMAGTVLNDGVNQGKAVVQLANNLANEKPATEGTQWKLESKVVRIPYVGVDADNLNEFLK; encoded by the coding sequence ATGAAAAAAATACTATTAAAAACCACCGCACTTGCTGTGGGCTTAGGTCTTGCTGCGACAACAGCACAAGCGGTGAACCGAATTGGTGTAACGATTTACAAATATGACGATAATTTTATGTCTTTAATGCGTCAAGAAATTGATAAAGAAGCAAAAACACTTAAAGACGTTGAATTATTAATGAACGATTCACAAAATGCCCAATCCGTGCAAAATGACCAAGTAGATGTGTTGATCTCTAAAGGGGTGAAAGCTCTTGCCATTAACCTTGTCGATCCCGCGGCTGCGCCAACCATTATTGGCAAAGCAAAAGCGGAGGATATTCCGGTGGTGTTCTTCAATAAAGATCCGGGCGCAAAAGCCATCGGAAGTTATGAACAGGCTTATTATGTGGGGACAGATCCAAAAGAATCAGGCGTCATTCAAGGGCAACTTATCACCAAGCACTGGAAAGCTAATCCAGCTTTTGACTTAAATAAAGACGGTAAAATTCAATATGTACTGTTAAAAGGTGAACCCGGTCACCCAGATGCAGAAGCACGAACCAAATATGTGATTGAAGAATTAAATAAAAATGGCATTGAAACCGAACAGCTCTTTATTGACACAGGAATGTGGGACGCAGCATTAGCGAAAGACAAAATGGATGCGTGGTTATCCAGCTCTAAAGCGAATGATATTGAAGTGATTATTTCTAATAATGACGGTATGGCAATGGGTGCATTGGAAGCCACCAAAGCACACGGTAAAAAATTACCGATCTTCGGTGTGGATGCCCTGCCTGAAGTGTTGCAACTGATCAAAAAAGGGGAAATGGCAGGCACCGTGTTAAATGATGGCGTAAACCAAGGTAAAGCTGTGGTGCAATTAGCCAATAACTTAGCTAACGAAAAACCCGCGACAGAAGGCACACAATGGAAATTAGAAAGTAAGGTTGTGCGTATTCCTTATGTGGGTGTCGATGCAGATAATCTAAATGAATTTCTAAAATAA
- the mglA gene encoding galactose/methyl galactoside ABC transporter ATP-binding protein MglA, producing MPQHQEILLTMTNVSKTFPGVKALDRANLTVRSHSVHALMGENGAGKSTLLKCLFGIYAKDEGEILFLNQPVNFKTSKEALENGISMVHQELNLVRQRNVMDNLWLGRYPLKGIFVDHAKMYHDTKAIFDELDIDVDPKEKVANLSVSQMQMIEIAKAFSYNAKIVIMDEPTSSLSEKEVEHLFKIIEKLKARGCGIIYISHKMDEIFKICDEITILRDGKWINTVPVKGSTMDEIVAMMVGRELTQRFPAKTNTPQEVILDVEHLTALNQPSIQDVSFQLRKGEILGIAGLVGAKRTDIVETIFGVRERKAGEIKLYGKTMKNRTALEAINNGFALVTEERRSTGIYANLNIEFNSLISNMKSYLGRLGLLSGNKMKSDTQWVIDAMNVKTPSHKTTIGSLSGGNQQKVVIGRWLLTQPEILMLDEPTRGIDIGAKFEIYQLIMELAKKEKGIIMISSEMPELLGVTDRILVMSNGKVAGIVETAKTSQEEILQLAAKYL from the coding sequence ATGCCACAACACCAAGAGATTTTACTGACAATGACCAATGTAAGTAAAACCTTCCCCGGTGTTAAAGCCCTCGATCGGGCAAATCTCACCGTCCGTTCACATTCTGTTCACGCCTTAATGGGAGAAAATGGGGCGGGCAAATCCACCTTACTTAAATGCCTATTTGGCATTTATGCCAAAGATGAAGGGGAAATTCTCTTTTTAAATCAACCTGTTAATTTTAAAACATCAAAAGAAGCGCTAGAAAATGGCATCTCAATGGTTCATCAAGAACTCAATTTAGTTCGACAACGCAATGTAATGGATAATCTTTGGTTAGGACGCTATCCGCTAAAAGGCATTTTTGTCGATCACGCTAAAATGTATCACGATACCAAAGCGATTTTTGATGAATTGGATATTGATGTAGATCCGAAAGAAAAAGTGGCAAATCTCTCTGTTTCACAAATGCAAATGATTGAAATTGCAAAGGCTTTTTCTTACAACGCAAAAATTGTGATTATGGATGAACCCACTTCCTCCTTGTCAGAAAAAGAAGTGGAACATTTATTTAAAATCATCGAAAAACTCAAAGCACGAGGCTGTGGGATTATTTACATTTCGCACAAAATGGACGAAATTTTTAAAATTTGCGATGAAATCACTATTCTGCGCGATGGCAAATGGATCAACACCGTGCCAGTCAAAGGCAGTACAATGGACGAAATTGTGGCAATGATGGTAGGGCGTGAGCTAACTCAACGCTTTCCTGCAAAAACCAACACACCACAAGAAGTCATTTTAGACGTGGAACATCTCACTGCTCTCAATCAACCGTCTATTCAAGATGTGAGTTTTCAGCTTCGTAAAGGGGAAATTCTAGGGATTGCAGGGCTGGTAGGGGCAAAACGCACCGATATTGTGGAAACCATTTTCGGGGTACGCGAACGTAAAGCGGGTGAAATTAAATTATACGGAAAAACAATGAAAAATCGCACCGCACTTGAAGCGATTAACAATGGTTTTGCTTTAGTTACAGAAGAACGCCGCTCTACGGGCATTTATGCCAACCTAAATATTGAATTTAACTCGTTGATTTCAAATATGAAATCCTATTTAGGTCGATTAGGTTTATTAAGTGGCAACAAAATGAAAAGCGACACCCAATGGGTGATTGATGCAATGAATGTGAAAACCCCTTCACACAAAACCACCATTGGTTCGCTGTCTGGCGGAAATCAACAAAAAGTGGTGATTGGGCGTTGGTTGCTCACCCAGCCAGAAATTTTAATGCTTGATGAACCCACTCGAGGCATTGATATTGGTGCAAAATTTGAAATTTACCAATTGATTATGGAACTTGCCAAAAAAGAGAAAGGCATCATTATGATTTCTTCCGAAATGCCCGAACTGTTAGGCGTAACCGACCGAATTTTAGTGATGAGTAACGGAAAAGTGGCGGGCATTGTAGAAACCGCCAAAACCTCACAAGAAGAAATTCTGCAACTTGCAGCGAAATATCTCTAA
- the mglC gene encoding galactose/methyl galactoside ABC transporter permease MglC, whose translation MSALKSNKSLDFLKQNAIYFVLLVLLGIIIMQDPSFLSLRNFSNILTQSSVRLIIALGVAGLLVTQGTDLSAGRQVGLAAVISATLLQAMDNMNRVFPDLGEIPIPVVILVVCFVGAIIGLVNGVVIAYLNVTPFIATMGTMIIVYGINSLYYDAVGSSPIAGFNEQFSTFAQGFFRIGSFKLSYITIYAAICAAFVWVLWNKTRFGKNIFAIGGNPEAARVSGVNVTRNLVAIYMIAGIFYAFGGMLEAGRIGSATNNLGFMYELDAIAACVVGGVSFAGGVGTVMGVITGVLIFTVINYGLTYIGVNPYWQYIIKGSIIIFAVAIDSLKYAKKK comes from the coding sequence ATGTCAGCTTTAAAATCGAATAAATCGCTTGATTTCCTCAAACAAAATGCCATTTATTTTGTCCTCTTAGTCTTGCTTGGCATTATTATTATGCAAGATCCAAGCTTCTTAAGCTTACGAAATTTCAGTAATATTCTGACCCAATCTTCGGTTCGTTTAATTATTGCACTCGGTGTTGCAGGCTTATTGGTTACACAGGGAACCGACTTATCCGCTGGGCGTCAAGTGGGCTTGGCTGCGGTAATCTCTGCCACACTTCTGCAAGCAATGGATAATATGAACCGTGTTTTCCCTGATTTAGGTGAAATCCCGATTCCTGTGGTGATTTTAGTTGTCTGCTTTGTTGGCGCAATCATTGGCTTGGTCAATGGCGTAGTCATTGCTTACCTGAATGTTACCCCATTTATTGCCACAATGGGAACGATGATCATTGTTTATGGCATCAACTCGCTTTATTACGATGCCGTTGGCTCATCACCCATCGCGGGCTTTAATGAACAATTTTCAACCTTTGCTCAAGGTTTTTTCAGAATAGGAAGTTTCAAATTATCCTATATCACCATCTATGCAGCAATTTGTGCCGCTTTTGTTTGGGTGCTATGGAATAAAACGCGTTTTGGTAAAAATATTTTTGCCATTGGGGGAAATCCAGAAGCCGCTCGTGTGTCAGGGGTGAATGTAACCCGTAACCTTGTCGCCATTTATATGATTGCAGGAATATTTTACGCATTTGGTGGTATGCTGGAGGCAGGACGTATCGGCAGTGCAACCAATAACCTTGGTTTTATGTATGAACTTGATGCCATTGCTGCTTGTGTCGTAGGAGGGGTTTCTTTCGCAGGTGGGGTGGGTACCGTAATGGGCGTTATTACCGGCGTGCTTATCTTTACTGTCATCAATTATGGTTTAACCTACATCGGCGTAAACCCTTACTGGCAATATATTATCAAAGGGAGCATCATCATCTTCGCCGTCGCCATTGACTCGCTTAAATATGCGAAGAAAAAATAG
- a CDS encoding type II toxin-antitoxin system TacA family antitoxin, whose product MMKAMAKARLEAKVNLDIYQIIKQAAAISGRTLTDFVVSVAYEEAKKTISEHQVLHLTLNDQALLIESLSKPFEPNQSMKNALDLYQEYLSTSKEVKVK is encoded by the coding sequence ATGATGAAAGCAATGGCAAAAGCAAGATTGGAAGCTAAAGTAAATTTAGATATATATCAAATAATTAAGCAAGCAGCAGCAATTTCAGGGCGAACATTAACTGACTTTGTTGTGAGTGTTGCTTACGAAGAAGCTAAAAAAACGATTTCAGAGCATCAAGTTTTACATTTAACATTAAATGATCAAGCATTACTTATTGAAAGTTTAAGTAAACCATTTGAGCCTAATCAATCAATGAAAAACGCACTTGATTTGTATCAAGAATATTTATCTACCTCCAAGGAGGTTAAAGTGAAATGA
- a CDS encoding GNAT family N-acetyltransferase produces MAKCFVLIDEKQSNIIGYYTLSALSVSVSDIPQERVKGIPYPNIPGVLIGRLAIADYFQKQGYGKFLVVDAMYKIKNTNVGAAILVVEAKDDNAFLFYKKLGFIEFKDLEIKHRKLFYPLTKIIK; encoded by the coding sequence TTGGCAAAATGTTTTGTACTTATAGATGAAAAACAATCCAATATTATTGGATACTACACCTTATCTGCATTGTCTGTATCTGTTTCAGATATTCCGCAAGAAAGAGTTAAAGGTATTCCATACCCTAATATTCCGGGGGTGTTAATTGGGCGATTAGCCATTGCTGATTATTTTCAAAAGCAAGGATACGGAAAATTTTTGGTTGTAGATGCGATGTACAAGATAAAAAACACGAATGTAGGTGCTGCAATTTTAGTTGTTGAGGCAAAAGATGATAATGCTTTTTTATTTTATAAAAAATTAGGTTTTATCGAATTTAAAGATCTCGAGATAAAGCATAGAAAATTATTTTATCCGCTTACAAAAATCATTAAATAG